A single genomic interval of Armigeres subalbatus isolate Guangzhou_Male chromosome 1, GZ_Asu_2, whole genome shotgun sequence harbors:
- the LOC134212464 gene encoding protein peste-like, whose translation MRVDKFLCVAAVGGVLTLAGAIFALFWGDILDAIIVKEKVLTPTSRTFKLWRRPTVPIKWTFTLFNWTNAEAYLANEATKPAFSEVGPFLYSEILEKIDARFNTKNSTISFRRRSYFTPDVLLDGNLLEQSVTNINVVALTAANRGNSGGYGPARGISFALYNLEQNVLVTQRASELLFDGYPEPMIQEMLHVLEATPQYGQEVDDRFSWFRAMNGSKKFHGFFNMDSGKEDASRYGLIRQWNYRDRATIGHESCATYEGFAGELFPTKIRSDQVLRVFLMELCRAVVFEFDREEEILGVVGYRFVANERTVDDVCNKDKQLLPRGAINITDCRDGAPFYASFPHFYAADGFYGSGIEGMNPDGARHQSFITIEPKSGTVLRSSIRLQINALLQRYGGIALYQDAPRSYVPLLWYSKSFDLPQEEIVKLRSLLDVSQLGYLGGFVVAVLGLVMAMLAIGLKCVIRATQRKSKANSAPVVNGDARGEYECVQNEQNKEMDRIKL comes from the exons ATGCGGGTGGACAAGTTTCTCTGCGTGGCCGCGGTCGGTGGAGTCCTGACGTTGGCAGGAGCCATTTTCGCACTGTTTTGGGGCGACATACTGGATGCGATCATTGTGAAG GAAAAAGTCCTCACGCCTACCTCGAGAACATTCAAACTGTGGCGAAGGCCTACGGTACCGATCAAGTGGACCTTCACCCTCTTCAACTGGACCAACGCCGAAGCGTACCTGGCGAATGAAGCCACCAAACCGGCTTTCTCCGAGGTTGGACCTTTTTTGTATTCAG AAATCCTGGAGAAGATCGACGCACGCTTCAACACGAAAAACTCCACCATCAGCTTTCGCCGGCGCAGCTACTTCACCCCGGACGTGCTTCTGGACGGGAACCTCCTCGAGCAGAGTGTCACAAACATCAATGTGGTGGCGCTGACCGCTGCCAATCGTGGCAACTCGGGCGGCTACGGACCGGCCAGGGGCATTTCCTTTGCCCTGTACAACTTGGAGCAGAACGTTCTGGTGACCCAGCGGGCTAGCGAGCTGCTGTTCGATGGCTATCCGGAGCCCATGATCCAGGAGATGCTGCACGTGCTGGAGGCCACTCCGCAGTATGGACAAGAAGTGGACGATCGGTTCAGCTGGTTTCGGGCTATGAACGGATCGAAAAAGTTTCACGGGTTCTTCAACATGGACTCCGGTAAGGAGGATGCCAGTCGGTACGGGTTGATCCGTCAGTGGAACTACAGAGATCGGGCGACAATTGGGCACGAGAGTTGTGCAACGTACGAAGGATTCGCCGGGGAGCTGTTTCCGACGAAAATCCGCAGCGATCAGGTGTTGAGGGTTTTTCTGATGGAGCTTTGTCGCGCGGTGGTTTTTGAGTTCGATCGAGAAGAGGAGATCCTCGGGGTTGTGGGCTACCGGTTTGTGGCCAATGAGCGAACTGTGGATGATGTGTGCAACAAAGATAAGCAGTTGCTTCCGCGAGGTGCGATCAATATAACGGATTGTAGGGATGGTGCCCCGTTCTATGCGTCGTTTCCACATTTCTATGCGGCGGATGGATTCTACGGCAGTGGAATCGAGGGAATGAATCCGGACGGCGCACGACATCAGTCGTTCATAACAATTGAGCCGAAAAGCGGGACCGTACTGAGGTCTTCCATACGATTGCAGATAAACGCCTTGCTCCAGCGGTATGGCGGAATCGC GCTATACCAAGACGCACCGCGGTCGTACGTACCGCTACTGTGGTACTCGAAGAGCTTCGATCTTCCCCAGGAGGAAATCGTCAAGCTTAGAAGCCTGCTGGATGTTTCCCAGCTGGGCTACCTGGGAGGGTTTGTCGTTGCAGTGCTGGGGCTGGTGATGGCAATGCTAGCGATAGGGCTGAAGTGCGTCATTCGGGCGACGCAGCGGAAGAGCAAAGCTAATAGTGCTCCCGTTGTCAACGGGGATGCCCGAGGAGAGTATGAGTGCGTCCAGAATGAGCAGAACAAAGAGATGGATCGAATAAAGTTATAA